Proteins encoded within one genomic window of Bacillus sp. F19:
- the essA gene encoding type VII secretion protein EssA, producing MKCKTGISLTLFLVIFSLTSGVAVKAETEANLEELDPNIYEEKELKENTDYLHEESLYEKRNSIPEEQKDLTFEKPSRDEKDDLQEQLFTNYTKEKNTIKSKAEQMDLFSGTAEPSMSMTATENTDTSQNSGLMMTYILLIAIGVILMIGLLIPKMTQGKKTE from the coding sequence ATGAAGTGTAAAACAGGCATTTCGCTAACCCTATTTCTGGTTATCTTTAGTTTGACCAGCGGGGTTGCAGTAAAAGCAGAGACAGAAGCAAACCTTGAGGAACTCGATCCTAATATCTATGAGGAAAAAGAACTTAAGGAAAACACGGATTACCTGCATGAAGAATCACTTTATGAAAAAAGAAACTCAATACCGGAAGAGCAAAAAGATCTAACCTTTGAAAAGCCATCAAGGGATGAAAAGGATGATCTGCAGGAACAGCTCTTCACTAATTACACAAAAGAGAAAAACACAATTAAATCCAAAGCTGAACAAATGGATTTATTCTCCGGCACTGCAGAACCATCGATGAGTATGACCGCAACGGAAAATACAGATACTAGCCAAAATTCCGGCTTAATGATGACGTATATTCTCCTGATTGCCATTGGCGTCATCCTAATGATTGGGCTTTTGATTCCAAAAATGACACAAGGCAAAAAAACAGAATAA
- a CDS encoding ParM/StbA family protein yields the protein MSNSRIAAIDVGNDAVKAIFGKYDSQLYIPNVIARDIEDRPVIGIEELDSKDPLDGIHIKVHSPALKENNAIYRVGHLATKSDNASELDPGSSKSEEDQTLVMLFASIALDAVKPENEKVFRRNNKVIDATYTLGTGLPLREAKEGKDVGYRSKLLGNVHQVEFLITPKYQGLKVNIKFDEVKVYPEGFAAYINLVMDKDLNIINKDLIDKRIIIQDIGGLSTDIAVIKNRNVDDDKAQGFNLGVVESLEAIREEIRSKHGVELDSRRDVVEIITKKTDRNHIYVRGSRTSVHDITDRILLDLAKKQYRHLRNVWQKNSQTEICYFVGGGAVVLKDYLKTLNNNLDGYNIDFFEDENESIWMMANAYYKLVFDFYRKSNKEKSSEDKKAATTK from the coding sequence ATGAGTAATTCTAGAATCGCAGCAATCGATGTTGGAAATGATGCAGTAAAAGCAATTTTCGGAAAATACGACTCTCAACTATACATACCGAATGTCATTGCAAGAGACATTGAAGATCGTCCGGTTATTGGAATCGAAGAATTAGACAGCAAGGATCCGCTTGATGGAATCCATATTAAAGTTCACTCCCCTGCTTTAAAAGAAAATAATGCTATTTACCGTGTTGGACACTTAGCTACAAAAAGCGACAATGCTTCTGAGCTTGATCCTGGCAGCAGCAAATCAGAAGAAGATCAAACGCTAGTTATGCTGTTTGCTTCAATTGCACTTGATGCAGTAAAACCTGAAAATGAAAAGGTGTTCCGCAGAAATAACAAAGTCATTGATGCAACATATACTCTCGGCACTGGACTTCCATTAAGAGAAGCAAAAGAAGGCAAGGATGTCGGTTACCGCTCTAAGCTTCTTGGAAATGTTCATCAGGTTGAATTTTTGATTACTCCTAAATATCAGGGATTAAAAGTAAACATCAAATTTGACGAAGTGAAAGTATATCCTGAAGGATTTGCAGCTTATATCAACTTAGTGATGGACAAGGATTTAAACATCATCAATAAAGACTTGATTGATAAGCGCATCATCATCCAGGATATCGGTGGCCTTTCTACTGATATCGCAGTGATTAAAAACCGCAATGTAGATGACGATAAAGCACAGGGCTTTAACCTTGGCGTTGTAGAATCACTTGAAGCAATCCGCGAAGAGATCCGTTCTAAGCATGGTGTTGAACTTGACAGCCGCCGTGATGTAGTAGAAATCATCACCAAGAAGACTGACCGCAATCATATCTATGTAAGGGGTAGCCGCACAAGCGTTCATGATATTACGGATCGCATTCTCTTAGATCTTGCGAAGAAGCAATATCGCCACCTGCGCAACGTTTGGCAAAAGAATTCACAAACTGAAATCTGCTATTTTGTCGGCGGAGGAGCGGTTGTTCTGAAAGATTACCTTAAAACGCTTAATAACAATCTTGACGGCTACAATATTGACTTCTTTGAAGATGAGAATGAAAGCATCTGGATGATGGCAAATGCTTATTATAAGCTCGTTTTTGACTTTTACCGCAAGTCAAACAAAGAAAAAAGCAGTGAAGATAAAAAAGCAGCTACTACCAAATAA
- a CDS encoding GNAT family N-acetyltransferase yields MTSFPQLETNRLRLRGIESSDAVKLYDYFSNKEVTRYYGMNSFKTLEEAETLIHTFQIGYQSNKLIRWGIELKETNELIGTCGFHALSKKYKRAEIGYEISHLHWHKGFASEAIKAVLAFGFKEMELIRIGAVVMLENSPSRSVLLRLGFKEEGRLRNYIIQDHMPCDVIMHSLLEEEWKKSSFS; encoded by the coding sequence ATGACATCATTTCCACAATTAGAAACAAACCGTTTACGGCTAAGGGGTATTGAGAGTTCTGACGCCGTGAAATTGTATGATTATTTCTCAAACAAAGAGGTAACAAGGTATTATGGAATGAATTCTTTTAAAACATTAGAGGAAGCAGAGACTCTGATTCATACGTTTCAAATCGGCTATCAATCAAATAAACTCATACGCTGGGGAATTGAACTCAAAGAAACAAATGAACTGATTGGAACTTGCGGATTTCACGCACTGTCAAAGAAGTACAAACGAGCTGAAATAGGCTATGAAATTTCTCATCTACATTGGCACAAAGGCTTTGCATCAGAGGCCATTAAGGCCGTACTTGCTTTTGGGTTTAAGGAGATGGAGCTAATCCGAATCGGGGCGGTGGTTATGCTTGAGAATTCCCCTTCCAGAAGCGTTCTTCTGCGTTTAGGCTTTAAAGAGGAAGGAAGGCTAAGGAATTATATCATCCAGGATCATATGCCATGCGATGTTATCATGCATTCTCTCCTTGAGGAAGAATGGAAAAAAAGCAGCTTCAGTTGA
- a CDS encoding DEAD/DEAH box helicase has product MTFSALGISDRLSKALKHQGISSPTQIQEKAIPAVLKGADIIAKAQTGTGKTLAFVLPILEKINTEDKAVQALIVTPTRELAIQITAEIKKITDRLNEAGVLAIYGGQDVERQIKKLGRGIHIAVGTPGRILDHIRRETIDLSKVSTLVLDEADQMLQAGFLKDIEEIIAQTFDSRQTLLFSATITNKVRDLSKQYMTNPKDITVQEKRITVEKITQLVVETNDRAKQAALFRFLDEQRPFLAIIFCRTKIRAGRLFDAMKARNYAAEELHGDLSQAKREKVMKLFREAKIQYLIATDVAARGLDVEGVTHVYNYDMPLDAETYIHRIGRTGRAGDEGVAVTFAAPKDMEDLHTIEKGIALILPRQKIDIPSSEYTSQPKNKEQVYRPEKAKRGSQSKRGKVPRRPR; this is encoded by the coding sequence ATGACGTTTTCAGCATTAGGAATTTCCGATAGATTAAGTAAAGCACTAAAGCACCAAGGTATTTCAAGCCCTACTCAAATACAGGAGAAAGCAATTCCTGCTGTCCTTAAAGGGGCTGATATTATAGCGAAAGCCCAGACAGGAACAGGAAAGACGCTTGCATTTGTTCTGCCGATTCTTGAAAAAATCAATACGGAGGATAAAGCAGTTCAGGCGCTGATTGTTACTCCGACCAGGGAGCTTGCCATCCAAATCACGGCAGAAATAAAGAAGATTACAGACAGACTGAATGAGGCAGGTGTTCTTGCCATTTATGGAGGACAGGATGTGGAGCGTCAGATTAAGAAACTGGGGCGCGGCATTCACATTGCTGTAGGGACACCAGGTCGCATCTTGGATCACATACGGAGGGAGACAATTGATCTTTCAAAAGTATCCACGCTTGTCCTTGATGAAGCTGATCAAATGCTTCAGGCAGGCTTCCTGAAAGATATTGAAGAAATCATAGCCCAAACCTTCGATTCCAGACAGACACTGCTGTTTTCAGCGACAATCACGAATAAAGTCAGAGACTTGTCCAAGCAATATATGACAAATCCCAAAGATATTACAGTTCAGGAAAAGCGGATTACTGTTGAAAAAATTACACAGCTTGTAGTTGAAACGAACGACAGGGCTAAGCAGGCGGCTCTTTTTCGCTTTTTAGACGAGCAGCGTCCCTTCCTTGCGATCATCTTTTGCAGGACGAAAATAAGGGCAGGCAGACTGTTTGATGCCATGAAGGCTCGGAACTATGCAGCAGAAGAGCTCCACGGCGATCTTTCACAGGCTAAAAGAGAAAAGGTAATGAAACTTTTTCGCGAAGCCAAAATTCAATATTTGATTGCCACAGACGTAGCAGCACGAGGACTTGATGTAGAAGGGGTGACCCATGTCTATAACTATGATATGCCTCTCGATGCAGAAACGTATATTCACCGGATTGGAAGAACGGGAAGAGCCGGTGATGAAGGTGTGGCTGTAACATTTGCCGCGCCAAAAGATATGGAAGATCTCCATACAATTGAAAAGGGGATTGCGCTAATACTTCCGAGACAAAAGATTGACATTCCCTCTTCCGAATACACATCTCAGCCCAAAAACAAAGAACAGGTTTACCGTCCTGAAAAAGCAAAAAGAGGATCACAATCCAAACGCGGAAAAGTACCAAGAAGGCCAAGGTAA
- a CDS encoding cytochrome P450, which produces MNVPLGGSQLRNYIEFRKDPLLFLLNTHTQGDIVAINPHSKNTSYIIHSRDAVKQILTLKEEYFEKGSSARTLGKTLGNGVLTSGGEEHRQQRKMMQPAFHKRKIAGYAETVTSMTQDLIGSWESGETRPIHEDMMNLTLRIIVKTMFGVELSPNTTHITKAVSDIIEKTAKSLLTPFPPPDFLPTVQNRNYKKGVKTLDELADFLIEEGMKQSSGDHLMSLLLETIFENGQSLSKKEIRDQIVTILIAGHETTANLLTWVFALLAKHPNVEERMLRELGFFQNSLKFEDLKTLSFTNQIIQETLRLYPSAWIMLREAKTDVEISDHLFKKGSIFLISPYVIHRNPAYFPEANQFVPDRFSKDKKDQIPLYGYFPFGGGSRGCIGSQFAMMEAVLISAAVLKHFRLELADERRALKPEPLVSLRIKNGIHMTALKR; this is translated from the coding sequence ATGAATGTACCTTTAGGCGGAAGCCAGCTGCGGAACTATATAGAATTTCGAAAAGACCCTCTCCTTTTTCTTTTAAATACCCATACACAAGGGGACATTGTTGCTATAAATCCACATTCAAAGAATACATCTTACATAATCCATTCCAGAGACGCTGTTAAGCAGATTTTAACATTAAAAGAAGAGTATTTTGAAAAAGGTTCTTCTGCACGGACACTTGGGAAAACACTTGGAAACGGTGTTTTAACAAGCGGGGGCGAGGAGCATAGGCAGCAGAGGAAAATGATGCAGCCTGCCTTTCACAAACGAAAAATCGCCGGTTACGCAGAAACTGTAACCTCAATGACTCAGGACTTGATCGGCTCATGGGAATCTGGAGAAACGAGGCCAATTCATGAAGATATGATGAATCTGACGCTTCGGATCATCGTCAAAACAATGTTTGGAGTCGAGCTTTCTCCAAATACGACTCATATTACTAAAGCTGTAAGCGATATCATTGAAAAAACGGCTAAATCCTTGCTGACACCCTTTCCTCCCCCTGATTTTTTGCCTACTGTTCAAAATAGAAACTACAAAAAGGGAGTCAAAACACTGGATGAACTGGCTGATTTTCTAATTGAAGAAGGAATGAAGCAATCTTCAGGAGATCACCTTATGTCTTTGCTTCTTGAAACAATATTTGAAAACGGTCAATCATTATCAAAAAAAGAAATAAGAGATCAAATTGTCACGATATTAATTGCAGGACACGAAACGACTGCAAATTTATTAACGTGGGTCTTTGCCCTTCTTGCCAAACATCCCAATGTTGAGGAAAGAATGCTTAGAGAGCTGGGCTTTTTTCAAAACAGCTTGAAATTTGAGGATTTAAAAACTCTTTCTTTTACCAATCAAATCATACAGGAAACACTCAGACTTTATCCTTCTGCGTGGATTATGTTGCGAGAGGCTAAAACAGATGTTGAAATCAGTGATCACCTATTTAAAAAAGGCTCAATTTTTCTAATCAGTCCTTATGTGATTCATCGCAATCCTGCTTATTTTCCTGAGGCAAATCAATTTGTTCCTGACCGTTTTTCAAAGGATAAGAAGGATCAAATTCCCCTGTACGGTTATTTTCCATTTGGAGGCGGGTCAAGAGGCTGCATTGGAAGCCAATTTGCCATGATGGAAGCTGTGCTGATCTCTGCAGCAGTCCTAAAGCATTTTCGTTTAGAGCTTGCGGATGAAAGGCGAGCTCTGAAGCCTGAACCGCTTGTCTCTCTCCGCATCAAAAACGGGATTCATATGACTGCATTAAAAAGATAA
- a CDS encoding pseudouridine synthase: protein MRINKYISETGCCSRRETDRLIADCRITINGVTCEAGDTVTEGDIVLIDGSPIPPKAMPVYLALNKPVGITCTAAKDVKGNIIEFMDFPERIFPVGRLDKASEGLILLTNDGAIVNKIMRYEHGHEKEYLVKVDKPFDDDFILGMSGGVEILSVTTKPCKVERISDCEFRIILTQGLNRQIRRMCKVFGHRVVRLERKRIMNLSVEGLSSGEWRELTVYEIEELMSRLA from the coding sequence ATGAGAATAAATAAATATATAAGTGAAACAGGCTGCTGCTCAAGGCGTGAAACCGACCGTCTTATTGCTGATTGCCGGATAACCATTAATGGAGTCACGTGTGAGGCCGGCGACACGGTTACTGAAGGGGATATCGTATTGATTGACGGCAGTCCGATCCCGCCTAAAGCCATGCCCGTCTATCTGGCTTTAAATAAACCAGTGGGTATTACGTGTACAGCAGCAAAAGATGTAAAGGGAAATATTATCGAATTTATGGATTTCCCCGAACGGATCTTTCCTGTTGGCCGGCTGGATAAAGCGTCAGAAGGGTTAATTTTGCTCACGAATGATGGAGCAATCGTAAACAAAATCATGCGATATGAACATGGCCATGAAAAAGAATATCTCGTCAAGGTAGATAAGCCATTTGACGATGACTTTATTCTTGGCATGTCAGGCGGAGTAGAAATACTCAGCGTGACAACTAAACCGTGTAAAGTGGAGAGGATCAGCGATTGCGAATTCCGCATCATTCTTACTCAAGGACTTAATCGTCAAATTCGCAGAATGTGCAAAGTATTTGGCCATAGGGTAGTCAGGCTTGAAAGAAAGAGGATCATGAATCTGTCTGTAGAAGGCTTAAGCAGCGGGGAGTGGCGCGAATTGACTGTATATGAGATTGAAGAGCTGATGAGCAGGCTTGCTTAA
- the esaA gene encoding type VII secretion protein EsaA, with protein sequence MTDQRKHTIKMIAAVLLILAVPALFFQVIGDNPLEIKEKATRNIAVVNEDIGTEKAEGENTEAEPVQFGKEVAGILDEDSQYDWTILSRSAAVNGLKNGQYDAVIYIPSNFSANILTYNEQQPSKAEFEYVVQNQLNAENRQRVLRALEDATGRVNKQMSSLYWSYVAQDMENVREEFDRILEKEIAFQNAMLNFYKPSSKDLAGELDQQKQMLEQLQTTIKQAEQETPEQKNTVEQFEKNLASFVEYVEEYQAYQEDQQQLLTLAQQESLTAIQGGSAEVDQVQNETQQAFNKQGSMLASRMTDIQQQLDQNQKTAENLGSVRLSQVERQARELETVHRNYVDMYIMKDNQDTLNRLEGELIPLRENLKQGSPGEEPGNGEEGPPDDDGGVAEPETPGENESPANMEEERANILAVSEQMKNLKTILETIPDPKPDQVTQAITELEAMSAQLVAIEESIKSKEDQNSWKAEYDKLLALYEKLTEDNAKLLEENQLLKDENSKLEEKIKQLTGNMNSGSAAIMEQEQTILNSLSPERKQRLESVFSRPIGNASMNDVLKYHTILSQYEAAAKRMNNSSDPAKDAVLADEMQKTKVAGILSINEEEQGAWDKLNQELPAAEEEMKEVQASALAFMDEYSKELDAQQTAILEDLASMEESANNVLSQVQESENTASRMPLENSDGTTLVVNQQNISQELVMITDLINSLGDRQETVVSSTDVLQKKVNEVQSEADLLNDKWATNVASTQLVRDDVFSILGNTFVDGQNNGYVYEHLANPLQISGEAPAAQAKAVPPVVILVIILISSLLIGFFSHYFKAAPLLVRGSMFGLLNLIVGLIISVFGLNIYTLTDERAIQWSIFTVLLLFAASTIVRVAFLLGNFTGWLASVGLVAFFISPLLALAAPNFTYEDPMSKVYISIQYDANNLFTQGVIVLIGILLVLTILPFVVNALKNTNEKANQEHAHEV encoded by the coding sequence ATGACAGATCAAAGAAAACATACGATTAAAATGATAGCTGCGGTGCTGCTTATCTTAGCAGTGCCTGCTCTTTTCTTCCAAGTCATCGGGGACAACCCGCTGGAAATAAAGGAGAAAGCTACAAGAAACATCGCTGTCGTTAATGAGGACATCGGAACAGAAAAGGCTGAAGGGGAAAATACAGAAGCTGAACCTGTTCAATTCGGAAAGGAAGTTGCAGGGATACTAGACGAGGATTCCCAGTATGACTGGACAATCTTAAGCAGAAGTGCCGCAGTTAACGGACTGAAAAACGGGCAGTACGATGCTGTCATTTATATTCCTTCCAATTTTTCTGCCAACATATTAACTTACAATGAACAGCAGCCTTCAAAAGCAGAATTTGAATATGTGGTCCAAAATCAGCTGAATGCTGAAAACAGACAAAGAGTGCTCCGCGCACTGGAAGACGCTACAGGCCGCGTAAATAAGCAAATGTCTTCGCTGTACTGGAGCTATGTCGCACAGGACATGGAGAATGTAAGAGAAGAGTTTGACCGCATTCTTGAAAAGGAAATTGCCTTTCAAAATGCCATGCTGAATTTTTATAAACCAAGCTCTAAAGATCTGGCTGGGGAATTAGATCAGCAAAAGCAAATGCTTGAGCAATTGCAAACGACAATAAAACAGGCTGAACAAGAAACGCCTGAACAAAAAAACACGGTCGAGCAATTTGAGAAAAACCTTGCTTCATTCGTAGAGTATGTTGAAGAATATCAGGCATATCAAGAAGATCAGCAGCAGCTTCTGACGTTGGCCCAGCAGGAAAGTTTAACGGCCATTCAGGGTGGCAGTGCGGAAGTGGATCAAGTACAGAATGAAACGCAGCAGGCATTTAACAAACAAGGAAGCATGCTTGCATCAAGAATGACTGACATTCAGCAGCAGCTTGATCAGAATCAAAAAACAGCAGAAAACCTTGGCAGTGTAAGGCTCAGCCAAGTGGAACGCCAGGCAAGAGAGCTTGAGACTGTTCACCGTAATTATGTGGACATGTATATTATGAAGGATAACCAGGATACACTGAACCGTCTTGAAGGGGAGCTCATTCCTCTTAGGGAAAACCTTAAGCAAGGAAGTCCTGGGGAGGAACCAGGTAACGGAGAGGAAGGGCCTCCTGATGATGATGGAGGGGTCGCAGAACCAGAAACTCCTGGAGAAAATGAAAGTCCTGCCAACATGGAAGAGGAGCGGGCTAACATTCTTGCTGTTTCAGAACAGATGAAAAATCTGAAGACAATTCTGGAAACCATTCCGGACCCTAAACCGGATCAAGTAACACAAGCGATAACTGAATTAGAGGCTATGTCAGCCCAGCTTGTTGCAATCGAAGAATCGATTAAGTCAAAAGAAGATCAGAACTCATGGAAAGCCGAGTATGATAAATTACTTGCTCTTTATGAAAAGCTGACAGAAGACAATGCAAAACTATTAGAAGAAAATCAGCTTCTAAAAGATGAAAACAGCAAACTGGAAGAAAAGATCAAACAGCTGACAGGTAATATGAACTCAGGTTCAGCTGCCATCATGGAACAAGAACAAACCATTCTTAACTCGCTCAGTCCTGAAAGAAAGCAAAGACTTGAGAGTGTATTCAGCAGGCCTATCGGAAATGCATCAATGAACGATGTACTGAAATACCATACGATTTTGTCCCAGTATGAGGCAGCCGCCAAGCGTATGAATAACTCATCAGATCCGGCCAAAGATGCTGTCCTTGCAGATGAAATGCAAAAAACGAAAGTGGCTGGCATTCTATCAATCAATGAAGAAGAACAAGGCGCATGGGACAAGCTGAATCAGGAGCTGCCGGCTGCTGAAGAAGAAATGAAAGAAGTCCAGGCTTCCGCTCTTGCATTCATGGATGAATACAGCAAGGAGCTCGATGCTCAGCAGACAGCTATATTAGAGGATCTTGCTTCTATGGAAGAGAGCGCAAATAACGTACTCAGCCAAGTTCAGGAATCAGAAAATACAGCTTCTAGAATGCCGCTTGAAAATTCGGACGGTACAACACTTGTTGTCAATCAGCAAAATATCAGTCAGGAATTGGTTATGATTACGGACTTGATAAACTCGCTTGGGGACAGACAGGAGACGGTTGTAAGCAGTACGGATGTCCTCCAGAAAAAAGTGAATGAAGTTCAATCTGAAGCAGATCTATTAAATGATAAATGGGCAACGAATGTAGCTTCAACACAGCTTGTCAGAGATGACGTTTTCAGTATTCTCGGCAATACGTTTGTAGACGGACAGAACAACGGCTATGTTTATGAGCATCTTGCCAATCCGCTGCAAATAAGCGGGGAAGCACCGGCTGCTCAGGCAAAAGCGGTTCCGCCGGTCGTTATTCTGGTTATCATCCTAATCAGCAGCTTGCTGATCGGATTCTTCAGTCATTATTTTAAAGCAGCACCGTTATTAGTAAGAGGCTCTATGTTTGGCCTTTTAAACTTAATTGTGGGGCTCATTATAAGCGTATTCGGTTTAAATATATACACGCTTACAGATGAACGTGCTATTCAATGGTCAATCTTTACAGTCCTCCTGTTATTTGCAGCATCAACAATTGTACGGGTAGCGTTCTTGCTCGGCAATTTTACAGGCTGGCTTGCAAGTGTAGGTCTTGTTGCGTTCTTTATCAGTCCTTTGCTTGCATTAGCAGCGCCTAACTTCACGTATGAAGATCCGATGTCTAAGGTGTACATCTCGATCCAATATGACGCAAATAACTTATTTACTCAGGGAGTGATTGTGCTGATCGGCATCCTCCTTGTTCTGACCATCCTGCCGTTTGTTGTCAATGCTCTTAAAAACACAAACGAAAAGGCTAATCAGGAACATGCCCATGAAGTGTAA
- a CDS encoding class I SAM-dependent rRNA methyltransferase, producing the protein MKTETALTIKSKYVKEMKNGSPLIQKDSVVNLSNLKHEGELIRLVDDQQRFIGRGYYGKQNKGIGWILTSSEREEMNQAFFDQKIQAAIEFRKNLFQSEATTAFRVFNGEGDGIGGLTIDYFDGYYLMTWYSKGIYQFNSFILEALKKSAEIRGIYQKKRFDSQGKFVEEDGFVEGHRPEFPLIVKENGVKFAVYLNDGAMVGVFLDQRDVRKTIRDRYAKGKTVLNLFSYTGAFSVFAALGGAVKTTSVDLANRSLGKTIEQFSINEIDYEAQDIIVEDVFHYFKYALKKNLKFDLVILDPPSFARSKKYTFSAAKDYKDLLKETIALTEEHGVIVASTNCSTFSMKKFKAFIDTAFKEAGGKYKIKEEFSLPDDFKTIKEFQEGNYLKVVFIEKLNPVK; encoded by the coding sequence ATGAAAACAGAGACAGCACTCACGATTAAATCTAAATATGTGAAGGAAATGAAAAACGGCAGCCCCCTGATTCAAAAGGATTCGGTCGTTAATCTTTCTAACTTAAAGCATGAAGGCGAGCTTATCAGACTGGTTGATGATCAGCAGCGGTTTATTGGCAGGGGATATTACGGAAAGCAAAACAAAGGAATCGGCTGGATTCTCACTTCAAGTGAAAGGGAAGAAATGAATCAAGCCTTCTTTGATCAGAAAATCCAAGCTGCCATCGAGTTCCGGAAGAACCTTTTCCAAAGCGAAGCAACGACAGCCTTCCGGGTTTTCAACGGTGAAGGGGACGGTATTGGCGGATTAACAATCGATTATTTTGACGGCTACTATTTGATGACATGGTACAGTAAAGGGATTTACCAATTTAATTCTTTCATTCTTGAGGCCTTAAAGAAGAGTGCTGAGATCCGCGGGATCTATCAGAAAAAACGGTTTGATTCACAAGGAAAGTTTGTTGAGGAAGATGGGTTTGTAGAAGGGCATAGGCCTGAATTTCCGTTAATCGTAAAGGAAAATGGCGTGAAATTTGCTGTATATTTAAACGATGGCGCAATGGTTGGTGTTTTTCTTGATCAAAGGGATGTAAGAAAGACCATTAGAGACCGTTATGCAAAAGGAAAAACAGTTCTGAATTTATTTTCCTATACAGGTGCGTTTTCTGTATTTGCTGCACTCGGCGGAGCTGTAAAAACAACTAGTGTTGACCTTGCAAACCGGAGTCTCGGCAAAACCATCGAGCAATTCAGCATAAATGAGATTGATTATGAAGCACAGGATATTATTGTTGAAGATGTTTTTCATTACTTTAAATATGCACTGAAAAAAAATCTGAAGTTTGACCTTGTCATTCTTGATCCGCCAAGCTTTGCAAGATCTAAAAAATATACCTTCAGTGCTGCAAAGGACTATAAGGACCTGCTTAAAGAAACCATTGCTTTAACGGAAGAACATGGGGTCATTGTCGCATCAACAAACTGCAGCACGTTCTCAATGAAGAAATTTAAAGCTTTTATCGACACCGCCTTTAAAGAAGCTGGCGGAAAATACAAGATAAAAGAAGAGTTTTCTCTGCCGGATGACTTTAAAACGATAAAAGAATTCCAAGAGGGAAATTATTTAAAAGTAGTGTTTATAGAAAAGCTGAATCCAGTCAAATAA
- a CDS encoding GlsB/YeaQ/YmgE family stress response membrane protein, whose protein sequence is MGFILYLIVGGLIGWLAGVILGKNVPGGIIGNIIAGIIGAWIGGELLGTFGPTLADIAIIPALLGAIIFVFLLSLVLRSMRKKT, encoded by the coding sequence ATGGGCTTTATTTTATATCTTATCGTTGGCGGATTAATCGGATGGTTAGCAGGAGTTATTTTAGGTAAAAACGTACCTGGAGGCATTATAGGAAACATCATTGCCGGTATCATTGGTGCATGGATCGGCGGAGAACTTCTTGGCACATTTGGACCAACTTTAGCAGACATCGCCATTATCCCTGCATTGCTTGGAGCTATCATCTTTGTTTTCTTATTAAGCCTTGTATTGCGATCAATGCGCAAAAAAACTTAA
- a CDS encoding YwbE family protein, whose product MNGQNREHIKPGTPVQIVLKQDQRSGKLTGGVVKDILTKSAFHPHGIKVRLQDGQIGRVKSIDAP is encoded by the coding sequence ATGAACGGTCAAAACCGCGAACATATTAAACCCGGTACGCCTGTTCAGATTGTCCTGAAGCAGGATCAGCGATCTGGAAAGCTTACGGGCGGTGTTGTAAAAGATATTCTGACAAAATCTGCTTTTCACCCTCACGGAATAAAAGTGCGCCTTCAGGATGGTCAAATAGGCCGAGTAAAATCAATTGATGCTCCTTAA